The sequence TATTTTACCCGTGGTGTTACGCACCAATGTGCGCGGTTTGACAAAGGAGCAGCCTTGGTATGAGATCCCGAGGCAGACCATGGGAATGGCCGTCGAAATCGGCAATACAATTTCTCACCAAGCCTATCAAGCCCCTTTGGGTGAGCATGCGAAAATGGCCCGACAATTAACTCGGGACCTTGAACAATATTATCAACAACAACTCGAAAGCAATTATGACTTTACACAATGAAATTAAACAGTTAATTATCGACTGCCTCGACCTCGAAGATGTCAGTATTGATGATATTGAAACCGATGCGCCCCTATTTGGTGACGGACTCGGACTCGATTCTATCGACGCCCTCGAGTTAGGGTTAGCCATCAAAAAAAAATTTGATGTCAAAATCGAAGCCAACTCGGATAGCACTAAGGCACATTTTTACAGTGTGGCCAGCCTTGCTAAATTTATCGAATCACAGCGCCCATAGGAGAGGAAAATGCAAAACCGTGAACAAATCCTCGCTATGCTGACCACGATTTTAGTGGATGAGTTTGAAATCGATGCCGACGCGATTACCCCCGACGCCAATCTTTACGAAGAATTAGATTTAGACAGCATTGATGCCGTCGATCTGGTGATAAAACTGCAGCAACTGACAGGCAAAAAAATTCAGCCCGATGAATTTAAATCAGTTCGCACCGTCAATGATGTGGTCAACGCCATTGAAGGCCTAGTGAAAGACTAATGCGCGTCCTGCTACAGGTGCTCACCGCACTCGCGCTGATCGCCTACCCAGTTGCCGTGTATTTGGGGCTAAATTATCTACCCGCAGGCACGATCGCCTTAGTGCTATGTCTGTTGTTGATAGTGCGTTTAATGCTGCAAAAGCAAAGGGTTAAAACCTTAGCCTTGCCTTTGCTTGTGGGGATTGCACTCACAGCCGGCAGTTTTGTGGCAAAGCGTAGTGACTGGCTGTTGTATTACCCAGTGGTGATTAACCTCACCATGTTAGCCCTGTTTAGCTATTCGCTATACCAAGGCCCAAGCATGATAGAGCGGCTCGCGCGGTTAAAAGAGCCTGATTTGCCGGATGAAGCCATAGGTTACCTTAAAAAAGTCACCCTCCTTTGGTGTGGCTTATTTATCTTAAATGGCACCATGGCGGCTTATACCGCCTCGTTTACCAGCTTAGCAACTTGGACTTTGTACAACGGTTTGATTGCATATGTACTCATGGGACTGCTCCTCGGTGGGGAATGGTTATATCGCAGCTTTTGGTTGAAGAAAACATGACACAGCTACTCAAAAACTGGTTAATCCAGGGGCCATTCGCCCAACAACTGATCAGCTTTAACCACCATGACATAGTCACAGGTGTTTTGTTTACCAATCAGGTGGCCCATTTTTATGAGCAGCTGCGCCAAACGCCTGAGCAAAAATGGCTACTGGCGAGTGATACCAGCGATCTGTTTGCCGTCGGCCTATGCGCCGCACTCTTGGCGGGTAAAGAAATTATTTTGCCGCCCAACACCCAAACCGGCACCTTGAGCGAACTAACACACCAATTTGAAGGCATATTGTCCGACAAACCATTGTGCGAAAGTCACGCTTTTATCCTATTGAATAAAGAGTTGAGCCTGCCCACCAAACCTTGGCCCAAGAGCGACACCTTTGGTGAACTGCTGCTGTTTACCTCGGGCAGCAGTGGCGAGCCTAAAGCCATTGGCAAAAGCTTACGCCAGCTTGATGCCGAAGTATCGGTGCTCGAGCATACCTTCGCCGAACATTTACCCCATTGCAGTGTGGTTTCAACCGTTTCCCATCAGCATATCTATGGCTTGCTGTTTAAAATTCTCTGGCCATTAGCCGCCAGTAGACCATTTTTAAGCGAGCAGATTGAATACCCTGAGACCTTAAGCTACTACACGGCGCTGTTGCCGAATTTGTGTTTAATCAGTAGTCCGGCACAATTATCCCGTTTGCCGAAGGCACTGGAACATGAACGCCAATTACGTTCACCCAGCTTGGTCTTTAGCTCCGGCGGCCCCTTAAGTTTCACCGCCGCCCAAGGTGTCGCCCAATGTTATGGCCATTTACCCATAGAGATTTTTGGCAGTACCGAAACCGGCGGTATTGCCTATCGCCGTCAACATGAGGCCGATGAACTTTGGCAAGTGTTTGAACAAATTACCATAGACCAAGACGCTGACGATGGCGCCCTGCTGCTTAAGTCACCCTATTTAGCCGACGATCAATGGTTACGCTGCGAAGATAAAATTGAGCCGACGACCAATGGCCAATTTAGACTCAAAGGCAGGCTCGATCGCATTGTTAAGATTGAAGAAAAACGCCTGTCGCTGGCGCAAATGGAGACCCTACTGTGTAGCCATGCCTATGTCGAGCAGGCCGCCTTGGTCGTATTGCCCCAGTTCAAATCCCAGTTAGGAGCCGTCATTACCCTGTCGCCATTGGGCCGTAGCGTGCATCAAGAGCAGGGAAAACTCAGTATCAACAATGCCTTAAAAGCGCATCTGCTGACCCAGTTTGAACGAGTAACCTTGCCGCGCCGCTGGCGTTACCCCGACATCCTACCGTTAAACACTCAGGGTAAGCGTGTCGCCGCCCAGCTAGTTGAGTTATTTGACCATGATTAAGTCGAGTTTACCGCCGATACTCACGTCGCAGATCGGCCCTGATAGCATCGAATTACGCCTGCTGGTCGCCGCCGATCTCGAGTATTTTAACGGCCATTTCCCCGAGCAAGCCGTGCTCCCCGGCGTGACTCAACTCGATTGGGCCGTACGCTTAGGCTGCGAACACTTTGGTTACAGCGCTGCGGTCGCCAATCTAGAAGTACTAAAATTTCAGCAACTTATTCTGCCTGGGCAGGAAGTGACCTTAGTCATTAGTCATAATGCCACCAAGGAAAAACTCACCTTCGCCTACAGCGATGGCGACCACCGCTATGCCTCAGGCCGTATTAGCTTTGCCAGCAAACAAGATGATGGAGCGGCGCAGTGAGCGACATTGTGATAACCCCGCCGAGTGATTTGATGGGCCCAGTCCCAATAAAGCTGGCGCTGGTGATCCCCAATTACAATCACAGTGCCGCCATCAGCCAAGCCTTATCCGAGCTTGCCGCCCTCAATCTGCCCTGCTATTTGATTGACGATGGCAGTAATGATGAGACCCGCTATCTGCTGCAATCCTTAGCGGAGCAACACGATTGGGTGACTTTGTTGCAACACCCCTACAATCGGGGCAAAGGCGCCGCTGTGATGACTGGGCTTCGCAGCGCCTATCGCGATGGTTTTACCCATGCGCTGCAGGTCGATGCCGACGGCCAACATAATCTGAGCGATATCCCCGCCATGCTGGCCAAGGCGCAGGCCAAGCCGGATGCGCTGATTTCGGGCAAACCCGAGTACGACAAGTCCGTCCCCAAGGGGCGACTCTATGGCCGTTATCTCACCCATTTTTGGGTATGGGTCGAAACCTTAAGCTTTGATATTCAAGATTCTATGTGCGGATTTAGGGTGTATCCCTTAGCCGCCACTGAGCGCCTCTTCAGCAAGCAAGCGCTGACAGAACGGATGGATTTTGATATCGAAATTCTAGTAAAACTCTACTGGCAGGGGGTGGAAATTCTGTTTCATCCCACCAAGGTCATTTATCCCGAAAATGGCGTCAGCCACTTTCAATGTGTGGCCGACAATGTGCGTATATCTAAGCTGCACACGCGGTTATTTTTCGGCATGTTAAAGCGTCTGCCGCAGCTGCTGCGCCGTAAACAAGCGGCTAAATCGACGTCATCCGCTCATACTGCGACCCATTGGTCAGCCATGAAGGAGCGCGGCAGTTATTGGGGCATCAAACTGTTAGTCGAAAGCTACCGCTTTGGGGGCCATTGGCTGTGCCGCGCCATTATGTATCCAGTGATTTGCTACTTCTTCCTGACCGGCAAAGTCAGCCGCGAGGCCTCGAGGGATTTTCTGCGCCGAGTGCAACACCTCGAACCGCAGCATCCTCAGCTTAATCAGCCTGTTGGCTGGCGCGACAGTCTGAATCACTTTATCGCCTTCGGAAATGCGGCGCTCGATAGAATCGATGCTTGGTGCGATCGCATCCAATTAAGCCAAGTGGACTTTCCAGACCGTCAAGTGCTCGCCGATCAGCTAGAAAGTGGCAAAGGTGCCGTGCTGCTGGTGTCCCACTTAGGCAATCTCGAGCTGTGCCGCGCGATTTCAATCCACCAGCGTAAGGTCAAAGTGAATGTCATGGTGTTAACCAGCCATGCCGAAAACTTTAATAATGTACTCAAGCAATTAAACCCCAATAGCTCGCTGAATTTGATTCAAGTAACCGAGCTAAATCCCGCAACCTCCATGCTATTACAACAAAAAATTGAAGACGGCGAGTTAGTGGTGATTGCAGGGGATAGAACCTCATCCCACGCCCAAGGGCGAGTCGTGTACGCGCCATTTATGGGTCAAGATGCAGCCTTCCCGCAGGGGCCATTTATTTTGGCCGGACTCTTAGATTGCCCGGTTTATCTGATGTTTTGCCTGCGTGAGCAAGGGCGTTATCGAGTGCATTTAGAACGCTTCGCCGAGACACTTAAAGGCCCACGAGCGGGCAGAATGGAACGACTCCAACAGGCCGTTTATCGCTACAGCGAACGCCTCGAACACTATGCAAGGCGTGAGCCCTTGCAATGGTTTAACTTCTTTGATTTTTGGCGGGATGATAACCAGGTTAACCGCGCGACATCCGCCCACAAAACGACAGCAGCACTCCCGGAGCAGGAGCGCACTACAGACAGGACAGAGCATTTATGAGCCACGTAGTTACTCAAACGACAACCGTTGAGTCGCCAATCGAATTTGGCCGTCAGTTACTCACATTAGAGCAGGTCGTCGCCGTGGCTAAGGGCGCAAAGGTCAAACTCTGTGATGATGCCGATTATCAAGAATATATCCAAAAGGGCGCCCGCTTTATCGATAGTTTGCTGCACGAAGAAGGCGTGGTCTACGGCGTCAC comes from Shewanella oneidensis MR-1 and encodes:
- a CDS encoding phosphopantetheine-binding protein, producing the protein MTLHNEIKQLIIDCLDLEDVSIDDIETDAPLFGDGLGLDSIDALELGLAIKKKFDVKIEANSDSTKAHFYSVASLAKFIESQRP
- a CDS encoding acyl carrier protein yields the protein MQNREQILAMLTTILVDEFEIDADAITPDANLYEELDLDSIDAVDLVIKLQQLTGKKIQPDEFKSVRTVNDVVNAIEGLVKD
- a CDS encoding membrane protein is translated as MRVLLQVLTALALIAYPVAVYLGLNYLPAGTIALVLCLLLIVRLMLQKQRVKTLALPLLVGIALTAGSFVAKRSDWLLYYPVVINLTMLALFSYSLYQGPSMIERLARLKEPDLPDEAIGYLKKVTLLWCGLFILNGTMAAYTASFTSLATWTLYNGLIAYVLMGLLLGGEWLYRSFWLKKT
- a CDS encoding AMP-binding protein, with the protein product MTQLLKNWLIQGPFAQQLISFNHHDIVTGVLFTNQVAHFYEQLRQTPEQKWLLASDTSDLFAVGLCAALLAGKEIILPPNTQTGTLSELTHQFEGILSDKPLCESHAFILLNKELSLPTKPWPKSDTFGELLLFTSGSSGEPKAIGKSLRQLDAEVSVLEHTFAEHLPHCSVVSTVSHQHIYGLLFKILWPLAASRPFLSEQIEYPETLSYYTALLPNLCLISSPAQLSRLPKALEHERQLRSPSLVFSSGGPLSFTAAQGVAQCYGHLPIEIFGSTETGGIAYRRQHEADELWQVFEQITIDQDADDGALLLKSPYLADDQWLRCEDKIEPTTNGQFRLKGRLDRIVKIEEKRLSLAQMETLLCSHAYVEQAALVVLPQFKSQLGAVITLSPLGRSVHQEQGKLSINNALKAHLLTQFERVTLPRRWRYPDILPLNTQGKRVAAQLVELFDHD
- a CDS encoding thioester dehydrase; this encodes MIKSSLPPILTSQIGPDSIELRLLVAADLEYFNGHFPEQAVLPGVTQLDWAVRLGCEHFGYSAAVANLEVLKFQQLILPGQEVTLVISHNATKEKLTFAYSDGDHRYASGRISFASKQDDGAAQ
- a CDS encoding glycosyltransferase family 2 protein; the encoded protein is MITPPSDLMGPVPIKLALVIPNYNHSAAISQALSELAALNLPCYLIDDGSNDETRYLLQSLAEQHDWVTLLQHPYNRGKGAAVMTGLRSAYRDGFTHALQVDADGQHNLSDIPAMLAKAQAKPDALISGKPEYDKSVPKGRLYGRYLTHFWVWVETLSFDIQDSMCGFRVYPLAATERLFSKQALTERMDFDIEILVKLYWQGVEILFHPTKVIYPENGVSHFQCVADNVRISKLHTRLFFGMLKRLPQLLRRKQAAKSTSSAHTATHWSAMKERGSYWGIKLLVESYRFGGHWLCRAIMYPVICYFFLTGKVSREASRDFLRRVQHLEPQHPQLNQPVGWRDSLNHFIAFGNAALDRIDAWCDRIQLSQVDFPDRQVLADQLESGKGAVLLVSHLGNLELCRAISIHQRKVKVNVMVLTSHAENFNNVLKQLNPNSSLNLIQVTELNPATSMLLQQKIEDGELVVIAGDRTSSHAQGRVVYAPFMGQDAAFPQGPFILAGLLDCPVYLMFCLREQGRYRVHLERFAETLKGPRAGRMERLQQAVYRYSERLEHYARREPLQWFNFFDFWRDDNQVNRATSAHKTTAALPEQERTTDRTEHL